In Gloeomargarita sp. SKYB120, a single window of DNA contains:
- the msrA gene encoding peptide-methionine (S)-S-oxide reductase MsrA: protein MAIFGLGKKLVMPRPEEALPGRATPMPVPERHYVNGNPLKPPYPDGLELAMFGMGCFWGAERKFWQLPGVYVTAVGYAGGYTPNPTYQEVCTGLTGHNEVVRVVFDPRQVSYATLLKIFWENHDPTQGMRQGNDVGTQYRSGIYVYSPEQRRLAERSRDLYQQVLQAAGYGPITTEILEAPEFYYAEAYHQQYLAKNPGGYCGLGGTGIPFPVEQLALAGE, encoded by the coding sequence ATGGCGATTTTTGGTCTTGGCAAAAAACTGGTGATGCCCCGACCAGAGGAAGCGCTGCCTGGTCGGGCAACTCCCATGCCCGTGCCGGAGAGGCATTACGTCAATGGCAATCCCCTGAAACCGCCCTATCCTGACGGTCTGGAGCTGGCGATGTTTGGCATGGGGTGTTTTTGGGGGGCTGAGCGTAAGTTCTGGCAATTGCCAGGCGTGTATGTAACGGCAGTTGGGTATGCTGGCGGTTACACGCCCAACCCTACTTATCAGGAGGTTTGCACAGGTCTGACGGGCCACAACGAGGTAGTGCGGGTGGTGTTTGACCCCCGCCAGGTCAGTTACGCCACCTTACTGAAAATCTTTTGGGAGAATCACGACCCAACTCAAGGAATGCGCCAGGGTAATGACGTGGGCACCCAGTACCGTTCGGGAATTTACGTCTATTCCCCAGAGCAGCGGCGCTTAGCTGAACGGTCGCGCGACCTGTATCAGCAGGTATTGCAAGCTGCTGGGTATGGCCCAATTACCACCGAAATCCTGGAAGCCCCCGAGTTTTACTACGCTGAAGCCTATCATCAGCAGTACTTAGCCAAAAATCCCGGCGGCTATTGCGGGCTAGGGGGTACAGGCATTCCCTTTCCCGTTGAACAACTAGCCTTGGCTGGCGAGTAG
- a CDS encoding helix-turn-helix domain-containing protein — MSTYEGVYENSHQETQWSADERQRFADLIDRLMVVDENGRKMSQDSFGAIFGVRGSTVQAWEKGSIPETLKLKRIASYIGWTLDDMVFYLKTGKEPSQNQVERMISEIYTLPRRSVARVIEAAGRYLAECQM, encoded by the coding sequence ATGAGCACCTACGAAGGGGTTTACGAAAACTCCCACCAGGAAACCCAGTGGTCCGCCGATGAGCGCCAGCGATTCGCTGACCTCATTGACCGCCTGATGGTAGTGGATGAGAACGGACGCAAGATGAGTCAGGACAGCTTCGGCGCTATCTTTGGGGTGCGGGGTAGCACCGTCCAAGCGTGGGAGAAGGGTAGTATCCCGGAAACCCTGAAGTTGAAGAGAATCGCCAGCTACATTGGCTGGACCCTGGATGATATGGTTTTCTACCTGAAAACAGGCAAAGAACCGAGCCAAAACCAGGTAGAGCGCATGATTTCTGAGATTTACACACTTCCCCGACGTTCAGTAGCAAGGGTGATAGAAGCCGCTGGCCGCTATCTGGCCGAGTGCCAAATGTGA